In Alkalihalobacillus sp. TS-13, the following are encoded in one genomic region:
- the glf gene encoding UDP-galactopyranose mutase: MGEGMGLKIDWLIVGAGFSGCIVAEQIARRLDQNVLIVEKRDHIGGNAYDCYDDNGILVHQYGPHLFHTNSKKVWDYLSRFTEWIHYQHHVLAVIDGKKVPVPFNLNTLHLLFPKGYANQMEGKLIDRYGFGKKVPILEMLEDQDEEIRHLADFVYEKVFLGYTLKQWGVDPKNLDPSVTARVPIHISRDDRYFQDKYQAVPKKGYTDMFKNIIKHPNIKLLLKTDYKDLKGNFSSAKMIYTGPIDEFFDYKYGELPYRSLQFKSIYHSNEDYYQETSQINYPNDYDFTRITEYKHITQQKISGTTIMIEEACPYLPQANDPYYPIPKKEHAVLYRKYQSEAEKIIDKVLFIGRLAEYRYYNMDQVVARALHVFEKEILQSSKGI, encoded by the coding sequence ATGGGTGAGGGGATGGGATTGAAAATCGATTGGTTGATAGTGGGAGCGGGATTTTCTGGGTGCATCGTAGCCGAACAGATTGCAAGAAGGCTGGATCAAAACGTGTTGATTGTTGAAAAAAGGGACCATATTGGCGGGAATGCCTATGATTGTTATGATGACAATGGGATTCTCGTCCATCAATATGGTCCTCATCTATTTCATACAAACTCCAAGAAAGTTTGGGATTACCTTTCTAGATTTACGGAGTGGATTCATTACCAGCACCATGTATTAGCTGTGATTGATGGGAAAAAGGTGCCCGTACCATTCAACTTGAATACTCTCCATTTGTTGTTTCCAAAGGGATACGCAAACCAAATGGAAGGAAAACTGATCGATCGGTATGGATTTGGAAAGAAAGTACCTATTTTAGAGATGCTTGAAGATCAAGACGAAGAAATCCGACATTTAGCTGATTTCGTTTATGAGAAAGTATTTCTTGGCTACACGTTGAAGCAGTGGGGAGTTGACCCGAAAAATCTCGATCCTTCTGTGACTGCAAGAGTACCTATACATATAAGTAGGGATGACCGGTATTTTCAAGATAAGTATCAAGCTGTTCCCAAAAAAGGTTATACGGACATGTTCAAAAATATCATCAAACATCCGAATATCAAATTATTGCTTAAAACAGATTACAAAGATCTGAAAGGCAATTTTTCATCCGCTAAGATGATCTATACCGGACCGATTGATGAGTTCTTTGATTATAAATATGGTGAGTTGCCGTATCGAAGCCTCCAATTCAAATCCATTTATCATAGTAATGAAGATTATTATCAGGAAACCTCACAAATCAATTATCCGAATGATTATGATTTTACGAGAATTACGGAATATAAGCATATTACACAACAAAAGATATCTGGAACGACCATCATGATTGAAGAAGCATGTCCATATTTACCACAAGCTAATGACCCATATTATCCGATACCGAAAAAAGAACATGCTGTGTTATACCGTAAATACCAGTCAGAAGCGGAAAAGATAATAGATAAGGTTCTGTTCATCGGAAGATTGGCAGAATATCGTTACTATAATATGGATCAAGTTGTAGCAAGAGCACTTCATGTGTTCGAAAAAGAAATCCTTCAATCTTCGAAAGGTATTTAA
- a CDS encoding glycosyl transferase family 90 produces MGYNDIGSGYSTEDGLQATTHYIPIPDHAQYKYVIDIQGVGYSSRLKLLMQLKRPVFIVERDYHEFFFPFMVPFKHYIPVKRNLSDLIPLIKWLNEDEESYKMIVHETNRFAEKYLSKEYAIKHLYQTIAKYGLD; encoded by the coding sequence ATGGGATACAATGATATAGGTTCAGGTTATAGTACAGAGGACGGACTACAAGCTACAACACATTACATTCCTATTCCTGATCATGCCCAATATAAATACGTTATCGATATACAAGGTGTCGGCTATAGCTCAAGATTGAAACTCCTTATGCAATTGAAACGACCTGTTTTTATTGTTGAGCGGGACTACCATGAATTTTTCTTTCCTTTTATGGTTCCATTCAAGCATTATATACCTGTTAAACGGAATTTGTCAGATTTAATTCCTCTGATTAAATGGCTTAATGAAGATGAAGAATCCTATAAAATGATCGTTCATGAAACAAATCGATTCGCTGAAAAGTACCTGAGTAAAGAATATGCCATTAAACACTTATACCAGACAATCGCCAAATATGGTCTTGATTAA
- a CDS encoding NAD-dependent epimerase/dehydratase family protein encodes MRRAVITGVAGFLGSNLATHLLNDGYEVIGIDNLSTGRKSNLKKLDSHPWFRFIETDVCHGSILQNKQLDRVDEVYHLASPASPKWYQASPFNTIEVNTIGTKNMLELTRRNEAKMLYSSTSEIYGDPEIHPQIETYKGNVNLWGPRACYDESKRLGEVYCYLFHNLYATKVTVARIFNTYSSGLWQGDGRVIPNFINQALRGENLSIYGTGMQTRTFCYIDDTIAAFKKMVESDKSDGEVFNIGHPKEYTILEVAKLIKKMTRTSSDIVFLEPQDDDPKVRCPDISKATALLDWIPKVELKEGLEHSITEYRSRIITGISPLNLNDKLND; translated from the coding sequence ATGAGAAGAGCGGTTATAACGGGGGTTGCTGGCTTCTTAGGCTCCAACCTAGCGACACATTTACTTAATGATGGCTATGAAGTAATCGGGATCGATAATCTATCGACTGGTAGGAAAAGCAATCTGAAAAAGTTGGATTCACATCCTTGGTTCCGATTTATCGAAACTGATGTATGTCACGGATCTATCCTCCAAAACAAGCAATTGGATCGTGTCGATGAAGTTTATCATCTTGCTTCACCAGCCTCTCCAAAGTGGTATCAAGCATCACCCTTTAATACGATAGAAGTCAATACAATCGGAACGAAAAACATGCTTGAATTAACCAGAAGGAACGAGGCTAAGATGCTTTATTCCAGTACAAGTGAAATATATGGTGACCCTGAGATCCATCCTCAAATAGAAACATATAAAGGAAACGTCAACCTTTGGGGTCCACGGGCTTGTTATGATGAGTCGAAACGCCTTGGAGAAGTATATTGCTACCTATTCCATAACTTATACGCTACAAAAGTAACCGTTGCAAGGATTTTCAACACCTACTCCTCTGGACTTTGGCAAGGAGATGGGCGTGTCATCCCGAACTTCATCAACCAGGCTTTAAGAGGAGAAAATTTATCGATATATGGTACAGGAATGCAGACCCGTACATTTTGTTATATTGACGATACGATTGCTGCCTTCAAAAAAATGGTGGAATCTGACAAATCAGATGGAGAAGTTTTCAATATCGGCCATCCAAAAGAATACACCATCCTTGAAGTTGCAAAGCTTATCAAAAAAATGACCCGTACATCAAGTGATATTGTTTTTCTGGAGCCTCAAGATGATGATCCTAAAGTTCGCTGTCCCGATATTTCCAAAGCTACCGCATTACTGGATTGGATTCCAAAAGTAGAATTGAAGGAAGGATTGGAGCATTCCATTACCGAGTACCGATCAAGAATAATTACAGGAATATCACCCTTGAATTTAAATGACAAGTTGAACGATTGA
- the galE gene encoding UDP-glucose 4-epimerase GalE, translating into MILVTGGAGYIGSHVVKGLLEENFEVVVLDDLSAGHKEAVDGRSYFIKGDVKKPNVLKGIFELFPIKAVMHFAANCYVGESVTHPRKYYDNNVITVINLLNCMLDGGVKKIIFSSSCAVYGVPEETEIDEGTETNPISPYGRTKLIAEKMIQDYELAYGMEYVNLRYFNVAGADPSGALGEDHRPETHIIPNVLAHLAGKKDRLTVFGQNHETPDGTCVRDYIHVSDLAKGHILALKHLLDDDVKNKTYNLGNGDGYSVKELISTCERLTGKKAKVVYVSRRKGDPPRLIANSEKVSRELGWKADFSLEDMVHTAWKWFVKNPVGYVSDHRKGEVNMVSVITCTMRDSCLENVFNNYARQKWDDKELIIVLTKAEMDLERWETEAKKHKNVSVFRVEDGSSLGKCLNFAVEQTNYEIIANFEDDDYYAPEYLTESVSTLEKTNADVIGKTTVFLFMPERKVLTIFNSNNEHQYVNDQTRFGKQYLQGGTLVMKRHIFEKVTFRNQIKELDRLFCQDCVDKGFKVYSAGMEDFVYIRNDSGSGHTWKVSNDIILNACEVVAHTDDFEPYIIKRQGG; encoded by the coding sequence ATGATCCTTGTTACAGGGGGAGCTGGCTATATTGGAAGTCATGTAGTGAAGGGGCTCCTAGAGGAAAATTTCGAAGTTGTCGTGCTCGATGATCTTAGTGCAGGACACAAGGAAGCTGTTGATGGACGTTCCTATTTCATAAAAGGGGATGTAAAGAAGCCCAATGTCCTTAAAGGGATATTTGAACTTTTTCCAATAAAAGCAGTCATGCATTTTGCCGCTAATTGCTATGTAGGAGAGTCTGTCACTCATCCAAGAAAGTACTATGATAATAACGTTATAACCGTAATCAACCTTTTGAATTGTATGCTTGATGGAGGCGTGAAAAAAATCATTTTTTCTTCTTCTTGCGCTGTTTACGGTGTTCCTGAAGAGACAGAAATCGATGAGGGAACTGAAACAAATCCCATTTCACCATATGGACGCACTAAACTGATAGCTGAAAAGATGATCCAGGACTATGAACTTGCATATGGAATGGAGTATGTCAATTTGAGATATTTTAATGTCGCTGGGGCAGATCCTTCTGGAGCACTAGGAGAAGACCATCGTCCAGAGACCCATATTATACCAAATGTCCTTGCACACTTAGCAGGGAAAAAAGATCGCCTGACTGTATTTGGACAAAATCATGAAACACCTGACGGGACTTGTGTCAGGGATTACATCCATGTATCTGATTTAGCTAAAGGGCATATATTGGCGTTGAAACATTTACTTGATGATGATGTAAAAAATAAGACTTACAATCTTGGGAACGGTGATGGTTATTCTGTCAAAGAACTTATCAGTACATGCGAGAGATTGACAGGAAAGAAAGCAAAGGTTGTTTATGTATCCCGCAGGAAAGGTGATCCACCTAGACTTATAGCGAACAGTGAAAAGGTTTCTAGAGAACTAGGTTGGAAGGCGGATTTCAGCCTGGAAGATATGGTCCATACTGCTTGGAAATGGTTTGTGAAGAATCCTGTTGGATATGTTTCGGATCACCGGAAAGGGGAAGTGAATATGGTTTCTGTCATAACTTGTACGATGAGAGATTCATGTCTTGAAAATGTATTCAATAATTACGCCCGGCAGAAGTGGGATGATAAGGAGCTTATCATTGTTTTGACAAAGGCAGAAATGGATTTGGAAAGATGGGAGACGGAGGCAAAAAAACATAAAAACGTTTCCGTTTTCCGAGTGGAAGATGGCTCTTCACTAGGGAAGTGTTTAAACTTTGCAGTGGAGCAGACGAATTATGAAATCATCGCAAACTTTGAAGATGATGATTATTATGCACCAGAGTATCTGACTGAATCCGTATCTACTTTGGAGAAAACGAACGCTGACGTCATCGGAAAAACGACTGTTTTTTTGTTCATGCCTGAGCGTAAGGTTTTGACAATATTCAATTCGAATAATGAACACCAATACGTCAATGACCAAACCCGTTTTGGAAAACAATATTTACAAGGTGGAACACTTGTCATGAAACGTCATATTTTTGAAAAAGTTACATTCCGGAATCAAATCAAGGAGCTTGACAGGCTTTTCTGTCAGGACTGTGTTGATAAAGGATTTAAAGTATACTCAGCAGGAATGGAAGATTTCGTTTATATACGAAATGATTCTGGCAGCGGCCATACTTGGAAGGTTTCGAATGATATCATCCTCAATGCTTGTGAAGTAGTGGCTCACACGGATGATTTCGAGCCTTATATTATCAAAAGGCAGGGAGGATAG
- a CDS encoding glycosyltransferase, giving the protein MISVITCTNKEYTLPNILENYKRQSWKDKELIIILNKDSMSLLEWKRKVQDDPAIKVLQLSGDTTLGECLNRAVKEANYEYIAKFDDDDYYTEDYLIHSMETLVQSKARVIGKTTIYMYFEDDRILYSFNPYKFAGEADQDSENRYNRKVLMGGTLLFEKSVIDSVPFQACNTGEDAKLCEECIEQGIPIYSGTKDHYVYIRSAVDVHTWKIKNQKLKRFCTPIIETGDFRSYIKSL; this is encoded by the coding sequence TTGATCAGCGTTATTACATGCACCAATAAAGAGTATACTCTCCCGAACATTCTTGAAAACTACAAAAGACAATCTTGGAAAGACAAAGAACTGATCATCATTTTGAATAAGGATTCAATGAGTCTTTTGGAGTGGAAAAGAAAAGTGCAAGATGATCCGGCAATCAAAGTTTTACAATTAAGCGGAGACACCACCCTCGGTGAATGTCTGAATCGAGCAGTAAAGGAAGCAAACTATGAATATATTGCAAAGTTCGATGATGATGATTATTACACGGAAGATTATTTGATTCATAGTATGGAAACTTTGGTACAATCCAAAGCGCGTGTTATAGGGAAAACAACCATTTATATGTACTTTGAAGATGACCGCATTTTATATTCTTTCAATCCTTATAAGTTTGCTGGAGAGGCAGATCAAGATAGTGAAAATCGATATAACCGGAAAGTATTGATGGGAGGGACACTCTTATTTGAAAAAAGCGTGATCGATTCAGTCCCTTTTCAGGCATGTAATACAGGTGAAGACGCAAAGCTTTGCGAAGAATGTATTGAACAGGGGATCCCCATCTATTCCGGTACCAAAGATCATTATGTCTACATTCGAAGTGCTGTAGACGTCCATACTTGGAAAATCAAAAATCAAAAACTAAAACGGTTCTGCACACCGATCATTGAAACAGGTGATTTTCGTTCCTATATCAAGAGCCTATAA
- a CDS encoding hydrolase: MSLFDKGCGCDKRDDRRDDRRDDKCDGCVCDELRKLRSGDEVDLIIDGEEFAGLIFACFDKKSCCVTFLDDDYPFIVDCRKIDAIRVLS, from the coding sequence ATGAGTTTATTCGATAAAGGTTGCGGATGTGACAAAAGAGACGATCGAAGAGACGATCGAAGAGACGACAAGTGCGACGGCTGTGTCTGTGATGAATTAAGAAAGTTACGTTCCGGAGATGAAGTCGACTTGATCATTGATGGGGAAGAATTTGCAGGATTGATTTTCGCATGCTTTGATAAAAAATCATGTTGTGTGACTTTCTTAGATGATGACTATCCATTCATCGTAGATTGCCGTAAAATTGATGCGATCCGCGTCTTAAGCTAA
- a CDS encoding glycosyltransferase, protein MKLNVLFITRYMGSFIEKSTYYLGEELKKHCNLTYWYEDGNLPDIIAQLPRRPDFILFNDQKPDYCPWIRNIDKVTIPKGALVHDLHYRIGRRKKLYQKNQIEHLFVQYRDAFLKWYPEYKKQIIWLPHHVPGYIFKDMNLNRDINLLMAGSLIEHLYPLRVKMYNELSKRYDFTYIQHPGYRNIHSQSKFITGESYASLLNRSRIFLTCDSIYKFPVLKYFEAAGCGSLLLASGSKELQDLGFIDGETFVEVNEHNFHQKVEYFLKNEHERRQITANAIKLIREKHTTEIRVKQLLAHIERIIKKGG, encoded by the coding sequence ATGAAATTGAACGTTTTATTCATTACTAGATATATGGGGTCTTTTATTGAAAAAAGTACTTATTATTTAGGGGAAGAGCTGAAAAAACATTGTAATTTGACATATTGGTATGAAGATGGGAACTTACCGGATATCATTGCACAGCTTCCCCGACGTCCAGACTTTATTTTGTTCAATGACCAGAAACCTGATTATTGTCCTTGGATCAGGAACATAGATAAAGTTACGATTCCAAAAGGTGCACTTGTTCATGATTTGCATTACCGGATTGGACGAAGAAAAAAACTGTATCAGAAGAATCAGATTGAACACTTATTCGTTCAATATCGGGATGCGTTCTTGAAATGGTATCCTGAATACAAAAAGCAAATAATCTGGCTCCCTCATCATGTTCCAGGTTATATTTTCAAGGATATGAATTTAAACAGAGACATCAATCTTTTGATGGCAGGAAGTCTCATTGAACATCTTTATCCGCTAAGGGTCAAAATGTATAACGAACTTTCCAAGAGGTATGATTTTACGTATATTCAACATCCTGGTTATCGGAACATCCACTCACAGTCCAAGTTTATTACAGGTGAAAGTTATGCCAGCTTATTAAATCGATCCAGAATCTTTCTCACCTGTGATTCAATCTATAAATTTCCTGTCCTGAAATATTTCGAAGCAGCAGGTTGTGGTTCTTTACTTCTTGCTTCAGGTTCTAAAGAGCTACAGGACTTGGGGTTCATCGATGGGGAAACTTTTGTAGAAGTGAACGAGCACAACTTCCATCAAAAAGTGGAATACTTTCTGAAAAATGAACATGAACGACGTCAAATCACTGCAAATGCAATCAAATTAATCAGGGAGAAACATACGACAGAAATCCGCGTAAAGCAATTACTTGCCCACATCGAGCGGATCATAAAGAAAGGAGGATGA
- a CDS encoding glycosyltransferase, translating to MRQIITKVSIIIPFFNCQYVDRAIESALKQTYKNCEIILVDDGSKQHIDLIEPYKRKITYIRKQNGGTASALNKGILNATGDYFSWLSSDDLYHPEKIERQLQFMLSNNAAISYGNYYLINERDRIKSEPVGVGLPDNWFFVRAMRSGCIINGCTVMTKMDVIKGAGMFDETLPYTHDYDLWLRLIPSYQFYYFPEPLVHYRVHGNMGSIKHKEVIRNEIHVVKRKHRDPISRLVNSMKQERRRRNYLR from the coding sequence ATGAGACAAATTATAACGAAAGTATCGATCATCATACCGTTTTTTAATTGCCAGTACGTTGATAGGGCTATAGAGAGTGCCTTGAAACAAACCTATAAAAATTGTGAAATAATATTAGTCGACGATGGATCTAAGCAACATATCGACCTGATCGAACCTTACAAACGGAAAATCACTTATATCCGAAAACAAAATGGGGGGACAGCCAGTGCGTTAAACAAAGGTATCCTTAATGCGACAGGAGATTATTTTTCATGGTTGAGTTCTGATGACCTCTATCACCCTGAAAAAATCGAACGGCAGTTGCAATTCATGTTAAGCAACAATGCTGCAATTTCTTATGGAAACTATTATTTGATCAATGAGAGGGACAGAATAAAAAGTGAACCAGTTGGAGTCGGGTTGCCTGATAATTGGTTTTTCGTAAGAGCTATGAGGTCTGGCTGTATCATTAATGGGTGTACCGTTATGACGAAGATGGATGTAATTAAAGGAGCAGGAATGTTCGATGAAACTTTACCATACACTCACGATTATGATTTGTGGTTACGTTTAATCCCATCTTATCAATTTTATTATTTTCCGGAGCCTCTCGTACATTACCGTGTTCATGGCAACATGGGCTCAATTAAGCATAAAGAAGTGATACGAAACGAAATCCATGTGGTGAAAAGGAAACATCGTGACCCGATCAGCAGGCTAGTCAATTCGATGAAACAAGAACGAAGAAGACGAAATTATTTAAGATAG
- a CDS encoding glycosyltransferase family 4 protein, which produces MKVLFIYYISSGGVETLNRHRNAALTQAGVECHFLYKMQGTGHQNLEGIRTFVMNNPVEISNLIKREKYDLIVVCSDDKMLEPIKRSGFEGILIFEVQGLGNHRTAQRFFVQNGRHINRYADAILLPKTHHLVKLAQTYLPKLPRFSFHNCFDSNAFTHKSFQKSPLPIIGWVGRIEKNKNWQTYLEIGRRLIQKKHMIKLWMFIDDTLYERSQYQLFLKRIEDPNLKNHLTIFKNIRNDVMADYYSKIADSGGIVCSTSKVEGFGYTLVEAMSCGCPVLTTDSDGVKSIVQDAKTGIYMKNGQLADAVNKAEQLLTNETLRVKLIRNARVNIKSRFSLNKYATEFMKMYNSLRK; this is translated from the coding sequence ATGAAAGTTTTGTTCATCTATTACATCTCCAGCGGAGGTGTCGAAACGTTGAATCGCCATAGAAATGCAGCCCTTACTCAAGCTGGAGTTGAATGTCACTTCTTATACAAAATGCAAGGAACAGGACATCAGAATCTTGAAGGGATCCGTACATTTGTAATGAATAACCCGGTCGAAATTTCAAATCTTATCAAACGGGAAAAATATGACTTGATCGTCGTATGTTCGGATGACAAAATGCTTGAACCAATCAAAAGGAGTGGATTCGAAGGTATTTTGATCTTTGAAGTGCAGGGACTTGGCAACCATAGGACAGCACAACGCTTTTTTGTTCAAAATGGCAGACATATAAACCGCTATGCTGATGCGATTCTGCTCCCAAAAACACACCATCTGGTCAAGCTCGCACAGACTTATCTGCCAAAGTTGCCACGCTTTTCCTTCCATAATTGCTTTGATAGCAATGCGTTTACACATAAATCCTTTCAAAAGTCCCCATTACCGATAATAGGATGGGTTGGAAGAATCGAAAAAAATAAAAATTGGCAGACCTATCTTGAAATTGGGAGAAGACTGATTCAAAAAAAGCATATGATCAAACTCTGGATGTTCATTGATGACACATTATATGAAAGATCACAATATCAACTCTTTTTGAAGAGGATAGAAGACCCTAACCTGAAGAATCACCTGACTATATTCAAAAATATCAGGAATGATGTGATGGCAGACTATTATTCTAAAATTGCGGATTCTGGTGGAATAGTATGTTCCACTTCCAAAGTAGAGGGATTTGGATACACACTCGTAGAAGCGATGAGTTGCGGATGTCCGGTATTGACAACCGATTCTGACGGAGTGAAGAGCATCGTGCAGGATGCCAAGACAGGGATATATATGAAAAATGGTCAACTCGCTGACGCAGTCAATAAAGCAGAGCAGTTGCTTACGAATGAAACACTTAGGGTCAAACTGATAAGAAATGCACGTGTGAATATAAAGAGTAGGTTTTCACTGAATAAGTACGCGACTGAGTTTATGAAGATGTACAACAGCCTAAGAAAATGA
- a CDS encoding sulfotransferase domain-containing protein — MFVHMNMMIGAKKVQKMRKVVQSSVQDYSYDVKDFTSSPEREEIHLKAHDNQGLPPFLLNSIPKSGTHLLKQLLLGIPGMKHDPNKGMFGHMHYQTEAKLDAMDNLTNHEFVNGHLYYTSEWETFFNKRNMKQIFVYRDPRDVVVSYAYFIPTLKIHPLYDTFTQENFTHRDRIKFLIQGGHPTEKKWGYQHDVAEWFKSFSAWMSKPEVFSVRFEDLTSSDKSRIQAVHRIVKFLWGENPVPSTRPLIVWKMIQNINPQTSPTFRKGKIGGWRNEFDDELKALFKQKAGQLLVDLDYEKDENW; from the coding sequence TTGTTTGTACATATGAATATGATGATTGGGGCTAAAAAAGTTCAAAAGATGAGGAAAGTTGTCCAATCATCAGTCCAGGATTATTCATATGATGTAAAGGACTTTACTTCATCACCAGAAAGAGAGGAGATTCATTTGAAAGCACATGATAATCAAGGTTTGCCGCCCTTTTTGTTGAATTCGATTCCAAAAAGCGGCACCCATTTATTAAAACAATTGCTTCTTGGCATTCCGGGCATGAAACATGATCCGAACAAAGGGATGTTCGGGCATATGCATTACCAGACGGAAGCCAAGCTTGATGCGATGGACAACCTTACAAACCACGAATTCGTGAATGGGCATCTTTACTATACTTCAGAATGGGAGACATTTTTCAATAAAAGGAACATGAAACAGATTTTTGTTTATCGTGATCCCAGAGATGTTGTCGTTTCTTATGCCTATTTCATTCCCACGCTGAAAATCCACCCCCTATATGATACTTTCACACAAGAAAATTTCACCCATCGAGATCGAATTAAATTCCTGATACAAGGTGGACATCCAACAGAAAAGAAATGGGGTTATCAACATGATGTGGCTGAATGGTTCAAAAGCTTTTCTGCATGGATGTCGAAACCGGAAGTTTTTTCAGTACGATTCGAAGACTTGACTTCATCGGATAAAAGCAGAATTCAAGCTGTCCATAGAATTGTGAAATTCTTGTGGGGTGAAAATCCTGTCCCCTCTACAAGACCTTTAATAGTTTGGAAAATGATTCAAAACATCAATCCTCAAACTTCGCCTACTTTCCGTAAGGGTAAAATCGGCGGCTGGAGAAATGAGTTTGATGATGAACTAAAAGCTTTATTCAAACAAAAGGCTGGTCAATTACTGGTGGACCTCGATTATGAAAAAGATGAGAACTGGTAA
- the wecB gene encoding non-hydrolyzing UDP-N-acetylglucosamine 2-epimerase has product MKVVTILGTRPEIIRLSLILKKLDQWAEKHILVHTGQNFVYNLSDIFFKELELRMPDYILQSQQQSLGNQLASMFGKIEEILLKEKPDKVLVLGDTNSALSAILSERMDIPVVHMEAGNRCFDLSVPEEKNRKVIDSISTYNLPYTPNSRDNLIKEGVPSNRILLFGNPIYEVLEHYRENIDNSMIMAKLGLEPKGYFLVTTHRAENVDNDEHLIEIFEGINLIAETFDKPIICSIHPRTKSKLEKQSNLTHHPNIRFFDPFGFFDFVSLEKNAFCVLTDSGTVQEECCIFQVPTVTIRNSTERPETVDCGSNVISGLNRKRILDAVTIMVNHKSNWKCPVGYLEKQVSQKVVQFILGGR; this is encoded by the coding sequence ATGAAAGTCGTGACAATCCTGGGAACCAGACCAGAAATCATACGCCTCAGTTTGATATTGAAGAAACTTGACCAGTGGGCAGAAAAGCACATATTGGTCCATACGGGTCAAAACTTCGTCTACAATCTGAGTGATATCTTTTTTAAAGAATTAGAATTACGAATGCCAGATTATATTTTACAGTCGCAGCAACAGTCATTAGGGAATCAATTAGCATCCATGTTCGGCAAGATTGAAGAAATATTATTGAAAGAAAAGCCTGACAAGGTACTCGTTTTGGGTGATACGAATAGTGCTTTAAGTGCCATCCTTTCAGAACGGATGGACATTCCCGTCGTTCATATGGAAGCAGGAAACCGCTGTTTTGACTTATCTGTTCCAGAAGAGAAGAACAGGAAAGTGATCGATTCCATTTCTACGTATAATCTTCCATATACACCTAACAGCCGCGATAATCTGATCAAGGAAGGTGTTCCCTCTAACAGAATCCTGTTATTCGGAAATCCAATTTACGAGGTGCTTGAGCATTATCGAGAGAATATCGACAACAGTATGATCATGGCCAAATTAGGTCTCGAACCGAAGGGTTATTTCCTTGTGACAACACATCGTGCTGAAAATGTAGACAATGACGAGCATCTCATAGAAATCTTCGAAGGTATCAATTTGATTGCTGAAACCTTCGACAAGCCGATCATCTGCAGCATCCATCCTCGCACAAAATCCAAGCTTGAAAAACAATCAAATTTGACCCACCATCCGAACATCCGATTTTTCGATCCTTTTGGCTTCTTTGATTTTGTCTCTCTTGAGAAAAATGCTTTCTGTGTATTGACTGATAGTGGGACGGTGCAAGAGGAATGTTGTATTTTCCAAGTTCCGACCGTAACGATCCGAAACAGTACAGAACGTCCTGAAACGGTTGATTGCGGGAGTAATGTCATTTCAGGCTTAAATCGAAAAAGAATTCTAGATGCTGTTACGATCATGGTAAACCATAAATCCAACTGGAAATGTCCTGTTGGTTATCTTGAGAAACAAGTTTCACAAAAAGTAGTTCAATTCATATTAGGAGGTCGTTAA